A single genomic interval of Chloracidobacterium validum harbors:
- the plsX gene encoding phosphate acyltransferase PlsX — MLQIALDAMGGDSAPVPEVEGALMAARDLGVKVLLAGRPERLQVALQEAGWTTEPIEILPASEVVAMDETATRAVRTKRDSSLRVGLEALKQGRAVGFVSAGNTGAVVAAATLWLGTIPGIARPALATVLPTLNGRGTLLLDIGANADCKPAMLDQFAVMGATYAERILGVARPQVGLLSIGEESVKGNELTRETHALLRQHAAHRPFDFVGNVEGKDVYAGVVDVIVCDGFTGNVVLKVSEGLATTLLTLLQQAFGSAAGARDALSGLQQVRARFDYAEYGGAPLLGIRQPVIIGHGRSTPQAICNAIRVARDAHLRHLNHQIAADPAVVAMLQTPHRNGATASIPSLA; from the coding sequence ATGCTGCAAATTGCTCTCGATGCCATGGGTGGGGACTCCGCGCCGGTTCCAGAAGTTGAAGGCGCGCTCATGGCGGCCCGTGACTTGGGCGTGAAAGTGCTGCTTGCCGGTCGCCCGGAGCGGCTGCAAGTCGCGCTTCAGGAAGCCGGCTGGACGACCGAACCCATCGAAATTCTCCCCGCTAGCGAAGTTGTTGCCATGGATGAGACGGCGACGCGCGCCGTTCGCACCAAGCGTGACTCCTCCCTGCGCGTTGGCCTGGAAGCTCTCAAGCAAGGCCGGGCCGTGGGCTTCGTCAGCGCCGGGAACACTGGCGCAGTGGTTGCGGCGGCAACACTCTGGTTAGGCACCATCCCCGGCATTGCGCGTCCGGCGCTGGCGACGGTCCTCCCGACCCTCAACGGCCGCGGCACGCTCTTGCTCGATATTGGCGCCAATGCCGATTGCAAGCCGGCGATGCTGGATCAGTTCGCCGTCATGGGGGCTACCTATGCCGAACGCATCCTGGGGGTTGCCCGCCCCCAGGTCGGGCTCCTCTCCATCGGAGAAGAAAGCGTCAAGGGCAATGAGCTGACCCGTGAAACCCATGCGTTGCTGCGTCAACACGCCGCGCACCGTCCGTTTGACTTCGTGGGCAACGTCGAGGGCAAGGACGTGTATGCCGGTGTGGTGGATGTCATCGTGTGTGATGGCTTTACTGGCAATGTCGTGCTCAAGGTGAGCGAAGGGCTGGCAACGACGCTGCTGACGCTGCTTCAGCAGGCGTTCGGTTCGGCGGCGGGTGCCCGCGACGCGCTGAGTGGGTTGCAGCAGGTGCGCGCGCGGTTTGACTATGCGGAGTATGGCGGTGCGCCACTCCTTGGCATTCGGCAGCCAGTCATCATTGGTCACGGTCGCTCGACGCCCCAGGCGATTTGTAACGCCATCCGGGTGGCGCGGGATGCGCACCTGCGCCACCTCAACCATCAAATCGCGGCCGATCCGGCGGTGGTGGCAATGCTCCAGACACCACATCGCAATGGAGCGACCGCAAGCATACCTAGCTTGGCATGA
- the rpmF gene encoding 50S ribosomal protein L32: MPNPKRRHSSSRRGKRRAHDALVNPTIVRCQNCGAPRLPHRVCGECGYYRGRQVIVVRQKGAEE; the protein is encoded by the coding sequence ATGCCAAATCCGAAACGACGCCATTCTTCATCGCGGCGCGGTAAACGTCGCGCTCATGATGCATTAGTCAATCCGACCATCGTCCGCTGTCAAAACTGTGGCGCACCCCGCCTACCGCATCGCGTGTGCGGTGAATGTGGTTATTACCGTGGTCGCCAGGTGATCGTTGTGCGTCAAAAGGGCGCCGAAGAATAG